Proteins from a single region of Streptomyces sp. HUAS 15-9:
- the pabB gene encoding aminodeoxychorismate synthase component I: MKTLLIDNYDSYTYNLFQLIADVNGEEPVVVLNDTPAGDLPDLRGFDNIVVSPGPGHPAEPRDFGIAAQVVAQAPIPVLGVCLGHQGIAAGEGARVEPAPQPRHGHLTAVRHDGQGLFQGLPQNFTAVRYHSLAVAEPLPDTLQATAWAEDGVLMGLRHRTRPLWGVQFHPESVLTDHGHRLLMNFRNLTAERTHRTRTKNTTITPTAAAIPRPRRSVVPAYRLHHRSIATAVDTEAAFTRLHAEAPRAFWLDSSLVEQGRSRFSFLGDGSGPLSEFVRYDVDAGICEVERPGRPPRKVRASVFDYLKRQLATRQVDGTGLPFDFTGGYVGYFGYETKADCGSPNRHRARTPDACWLFADRLVVVDHEEETTYAVCLTEDTPQAAREAEDWLDQTLAQLTFVASDPAAATAPAVPYARAAEPWLVRDRATYLADIEACQRELRAGTSYELCLTNAARLPAPYDPYDFYRVLRRVNPAPYAAFLRFGELDVAGSSPERFLRITPDGIAQAKPIKGTAARGVTPEEDDSLRDALATDDKTRAENLMIVDLLRNDLGRVCETGTVRVPRLMATETYATVHQLVSTVEGRLREGTAAVDCVRACFPGGSMTGAPKLRTMEIIDALETEARGVYSGALGYFGCGGGADLGIVIRTAVFSGGRMHLGAGGAIVLDSDPAAEYDEMLLKAAAPMRAHREHSSVPAPEQERTR; encoded by the coding sequence GTGAAGACCCTGCTCATCGACAATTACGACTCGTACACGTACAACCTGTTCCAGCTGATCGCCGACGTGAACGGCGAGGAACCGGTGGTCGTCCTCAACGACACCCCGGCCGGTGACCTCCCCGACCTGCGCGGTTTCGACAACATCGTGGTGTCGCCGGGGCCGGGACACCCCGCCGAGCCACGGGACTTCGGGATCGCCGCCCAGGTCGTCGCGCAGGCCCCGATCCCCGTGCTCGGCGTCTGCCTGGGCCACCAGGGCATCGCGGCGGGGGAAGGAGCCCGCGTGGAGCCCGCGCCACAGCCCCGGCACGGGCACCTCACCGCGGTACGGCACGACGGCCAGGGCCTGTTCCAAGGACTCCCGCAGAACTTCACCGCCGTGCGCTACCACTCGCTGGCCGTCGCCGAGCCACTGCCCGACACCCTCCAGGCCACGGCCTGGGCCGAGGACGGGGTCCTCATGGGCCTGCGGCACCGCACCCGGCCCCTGTGGGGCGTGCAGTTCCACCCCGAGTCCGTGCTCACCGACCACGGCCACCGCCTGCTGATGAACTTCCGCAACCTCACGGCGGAACGCACCCACAGGACCCGTACGAAGAACACCACGATCACCCCGACCGCCGCGGCGATCCCCCGCCCCCGCCGGTCCGTCGTCCCCGCCTACCGGCTGCACCACCGCAGCATCGCCACCGCCGTCGACACCGAGGCGGCCTTCACCCGGCTCCACGCCGAGGCGCCGAGGGCCTTCTGGCTCGACAGCTCCCTCGTCGAACAGGGCCGCTCCCGCTTCTCGTTCTTAGGAGACGGCTCCGGTCCGCTCAGCGAGTTCGTGCGGTACGACGTCGACGCCGGCATCTGCGAGGTCGAACGGCCCGGACGCCCGCCGCGCAAGGTCCGGGCGAGCGTATTCGACTACCTGAAAAGGCAGTTGGCGACCCGGCAGGTCGACGGCACCGGGCTGCCCTTCGACTTCACCGGCGGATACGTCGGCTACTTCGGCTACGAGACGAAGGCCGACTGCGGCTCCCCCAACCGCCACCGGGCCCGAACCCCCGACGCCTGCTGGCTGTTCGCCGACCGGCTGGTCGTCGTGGACCACGAGGAGGAGACCACCTACGCCGTCTGTCTGACCGAGGACACCCCACAGGCCGCGCGCGAGGCCGAGGACTGGCTCGACCAGACCCTCGCCCAGCTCACCTTCGTGGCCTCCGACCCGGCCGCCGCAACCGCACCGGCCGTCCCCTACGCCCGCGCCGCCGAACCCTGGCTGGTGCGCGACCGGGCCACCTACCTCGCGGACATCGAGGCGTGCCAACGGGAACTGCGGGCGGGCACCAGCTACGAGCTCTGCCTCACCAACGCCGCCCGGCTCCCGGCACCGTACGACCCGTACGACTTCTACCGGGTGCTGCGGCGCGTCAACCCGGCGCCGTACGCCGCCTTCCTGCGCTTCGGGGAACTCGACGTGGCCGGCTCCTCGCCCGAGCGCTTCCTGCGGATCACCCCGGACGGCATCGCACAGGCCAAGCCGATCAAGGGCACCGCCGCCCGCGGCGTCACCCCGGAGGAGGACGACAGCCTGCGGGACGCGCTGGCCACGGACGACAAGACCCGTGCCGAGAACCTGATGATCGTCGACCTGCTCCGCAACGACCTGGGCCGGGTCTGCGAGACCGGAACGGTACGGGTCCCGCGGCTCATGGCCACCGAGACCTACGCCACCGTGCACCAGCTGGTGTCCACCGTCGAGGGACGGCTGCGCGAGGGCACCGCCGCCGTGGACTGCGTACGCGCCTGCTTCCCCGGCGGCTCCATGACCGGCGCACCCAAGCTCCGCACCATGGAGATCATCGACGCGCTGGAGACCGAGGCCCGCGGTGTGTACTCCGGCGCCCTCGGCTACTTCGGCTGCGGCGGCGGCGCCGACCTCGGCATCGTCATCCGCACCGCCGTGTTCAGCGGCGGCCGGATGCACCTCGGGGCAGGCGGCGCGATCGTCCTCGACTCCGACCCGGCCGCCGAGTACGACGAGATGCTGCTCAAAGCCGCCGCGCCGATGCGCGCCCACCGGGAACACAGCTCGGTCCCGGCCCCCGAACAGGAGCGGACCCGATGA
- a CDS encoding SRPBCC domain-containing protein, protein MYATRATRHLQAPPAVVYRALTDPDAVAAWRVPDGMTAHVHAFDAREGGAFRVSLVYDEPGTPGKSGGRTDTYRGHFARLVPDRLVVEESEFESDDDALRRPMTLTTSLTRADGGGTDVVMVHDGIPDEIPRADNELGTRMALDKLARLVERTGPAANA, encoded by the coding sequence ATGTACGCCACGCGAGCCACCCGGCATCTGCAGGCGCCCCCGGCCGTCGTCTACCGGGCCCTTACCGACCCGGACGCGGTCGCCGCCTGGCGCGTGCCCGACGGCATGACCGCCCACGTCCACGCGTTCGACGCCCGCGAAGGCGGCGCCTTCCGTGTCTCCCTCGTCTACGACGAACCCGGCACCCCCGGAAAGTCCGGCGGACGCACGGACACGTACCGAGGGCACTTCGCGCGCCTGGTACCGGACCGACTGGTCGTCGAGGAGAGCGAGTTCGAGTCGGACGACGACGCCCTGCGCCGCCCGATGACCCTGACCACCTCGCTGACCCGTGCCGACGGCGGCGGGACGGACGTCGTCATGGTGCACGACGGGATCCCCGACGAGATCCCCCGGGCGGACAATGAGCTCGGTACCCGCATGGCCCTCGACAAGCTTGCCCGGCTGGTCGAGCGGACCGGGCCGGCGGCCAACGCCTGA
- a CDS encoding aldo/keto reductase encodes MEQRTLRDLRVSAIGLGCMGMSAFYGSTDHDEGIRTIRRALELGVDFLDTAQLYGPLTNESLVGEAIKGHRDEYVIATKFNYRMDDAVPGDMSTVGRQDGSAEHVRSSVHGSLKRLGTDYIDLYYQHRVDPEVPIEETVGALGELVAEGKIRHIGLSEAGPETLRRANAVHPITALQTEYSLWTRDPEAEVLPTCRELGIGFVPYSPLGRGFLAGRFSSPEDLDEGDFRRTGPRFTGDNLDANLRLAAKVKEIAAEKDVTPAQLAIAWVLAQGDHLVPIPGTKRRTYLEQNAAAVDVELTEEDLSRIDAELPQVSGERYNEAGMRTLNL; translated from the coding sequence ATGGAACAGCGCACTCTGCGAGACCTCCGGGTATCCGCCATCGGCCTCGGCTGCATGGGCATGTCCGCGTTCTACGGCTCCACCGATCATGACGAGGGCATCAGGACCATCCGGCGCGCACTCGAACTGGGCGTCGACTTCCTCGACACCGCGCAGCTGTACGGGCCGCTCACCAACGAGAGCCTGGTCGGCGAGGCGATCAAGGGACATCGCGACGAGTACGTCATCGCCACCAAGTTCAACTACCGGATGGACGACGCCGTTCCGGGCGACATGAGCACCGTCGGCCGGCAGGACGGCTCCGCAGAGCATGTACGCAGCTCGGTCCACGGCTCGCTCAAGCGGCTCGGGACCGACTACATCGACCTCTACTACCAGCACCGCGTCGACCCCGAAGTGCCGATCGAGGAGACCGTCGGCGCCCTCGGGGAGCTGGTCGCGGAGGGCAAGATCCGTCACATCGGCCTGAGCGAGGCCGGGCCGGAGACCCTCCGCCGCGCGAACGCCGTCCACCCGATCACGGCGCTGCAGACCGAGTACTCGCTGTGGACGCGGGACCCGGAGGCCGAGGTGCTGCCCACGTGCCGGGAACTCGGGATCGGGTTCGTCCCCTACTCGCCACTGGGCCGCGGCTTCCTCGCGGGCCGGTTCTCCTCCCCCGAGGACCTCGACGAGGGTGACTTCCGCCGCACCGGTCCGCGCTTCACCGGCGACAACCTGGACGCCAACCTCCGGCTCGCCGCGAAGGTGAAGGAGATCGCCGCCGAGAAGGACGTGACCCCGGCACAGCTGGCGATCGCCTGGGTCCTGGCACAGGGCGACCACCTGGTCCCGATCCCGGGCACCAAGCGACGCACCTACCTGGAGCAGAACGCGGCGGCGGTCGATGTCGAACTGACCGAGGAAGACCTGTCCCGCATCGACGCCGAACTCCCCCAGGTGTCGGGCGAGCGCTACAACGAGGCCGGCATGAGGACCCTGAACCTGTAG
- a CDS encoding LuxR C-terminal-related transcriptional regulator: MDGVVSAVAAVDENEEGSATDAYVDPLGEPFLQTRFALPTVPATFLRRERLAGHLDQALHTPLTVVNGAAGAGKTLLVADWAAGLDETVAWLTNDAGDQGPGMFWAYLLQALRAVGVPVSGEVGCPADATRVDHKLLARLAAELSGRERPVIVVLDEYDHVSAPEIADQLEFVLHHAGSGMRLVLVTRTEPLLPLHRYRAADAMTEIRNAELAFTPEEAATLLELHGLTLPVEAAGSLVDRTRGWAAGLRLCALAAQESPDPATYLKEFEADRSAVADFLLAEVLRQQTDRTQDLLLRVSVLDRFCPDLADALTGQAGAAPVLAELHRQNAFVEHLGHTWYRLHPLFAEILRAHLRARSPGLEPELHRRAAQWLRGSGSLPETLAHGAAAGDWEFTAGALVDDLAIGQLFTGLRCDDLTELFSRMGPETISPAAELVRAARDLSRHDLDRGLTHLRQAEERLAAGGSDLTAWLSCALLEALAARLTGSPGKAEKAVETAAELRHEIPAHLLEKHPELTALLLTHLGSARLWAGRFDDACAALSSVVGGPGGASTALPREESLGHLALIDYLNGWPGRAERKALAAMAETERVGLPQPSGCGIGRLVLAAVAVDRDELVRAQAFLDEAADASPDIQDPVTAAGRSIAAARLLLARGDAQAAVAAADPAVPADVPSPWARGHAALITSAAHLAEGRPDSAAEVLEQVPYDEQPACAVQVARVHLAAGHRREAIDLLDRLCTKGRAGPAVTVPAALVRAQAADEEGDSDTARRLVAQALREARRERLRRPFLEAGPRVRRLLCTAPLQGLTEGWLTSDGPRHGGPQRITVEPAPFIVEELSGRERDVLHRLAQMMSTEEIAADLFVSVNTVKTHLKSVYRKLAVNRRSDAVRRARELGLL, encoded by the coding sequence ATGGACGGGGTGGTGAGCGCAGTGGCCGCAGTCGATGAGAACGAGGAGGGATCGGCGACCGACGCGTACGTCGATCCCCTGGGAGAACCGTTTCTTCAGACGCGGTTCGCCCTCCCGACGGTGCCTGCCACCTTCCTGCGGCGCGAGCGCCTGGCGGGCCATCTCGACCAGGCGCTGCACACGCCCCTGACGGTCGTCAACGGGGCGGCCGGTGCCGGCAAGACCCTGCTGGTCGCCGACTGGGCCGCGGGCCTCGACGAGACGGTCGCCTGGCTCACCAACGACGCGGGCGACCAGGGCCCCGGCATGTTCTGGGCCTATCTGCTGCAGGCCCTGCGCGCCGTCGGCGTGCCGGTGTCCGGCGAGGTCGGCTGCCCGGCGGACGCGACCCGGGTGGACCACAAGCTCCTGGCGCGGCTCGCCGCCGAGCTGAGCGGCCGTGAGCGCCCGGTGATCGTCGTGCTCGACGAGTACGACCACGTGAGCGCGCCGGAGATCGCGGACCAGCTGGAATTCGTCCTGCACCACGCGGGGAGCGGCATGCGGCTGGTCCTGGTCACCCGCACCGAACCGCTGCTGCCGCTGCACCGCTACCGGGCTGCGGACGCCATGACCGAGATCCGCAACGCCGAGCTCGCCTTCACCCCCGAGGAGGCGGCCACCCTGCTGGAGCTGCACGGTCTGACCCTGCCCGTGGAGGCCGCAGGCTCCCTCGTGGACCGCACCCGGGGATGGGCCGCGGGGCTGCGCCTGTGCGCCCTGGCCGCCCAGGAGAGCCCCGATCCCGCGACGTACCTGAAGGAGTTCGAGGCCGACCGCAGCGCGGTCGCCGACTTCCTCCTCGCGGAGGTGCTCAGACAGCAGACGGACCGGACACAGGACCTCCTGCTGCGCGTCAGCGTCCTGGACCGGTTCTGTCCCGACCTCGCCGATGCACTGACCGGGCAGGCCGGTGCCGCGCCCGTCCTGGCCGAGCTGCACCGCCAGAACGCCTTCGTCGAGCACCTCGGACACACCTGGTACCGGCTCCACCCGCTGTTCGCGGAGATCCTCAGGGCCCATCTGCGGGCGCGTTCGCCCGGCCTGGAACCGGAACTCCACCGGCGGGCGGCACAGTGGCTGCGCGGCTCCGGCTCCCTGCCGGAGACCCTCGCCCATGGCGCGGCCGCGGGCGACTGGGAGTTCACCGCGGGCGCCCTCGTCGACGACCTGGCCATCGGGCAGCTCTTCACCGGCCTGCGCTGCGACGACCTGACCGAACTGTTCTCCCGGATGGGACCGGAGACCATCAGCCCCGCGGCGGAGCTGGTCCGCGCCGCGCGCGATCTGTCCCGGCACGACCTCGACCGGGGCCTGACCCATCTGCGCCAGGCCGAGGAGCGGCTCGCCGCGGGCGGGTCCGATCTGACGGCGTGGCTGAGCTGTGCGCTGCTGGAGGCCCTGGCGGCCCGGCTCACGGGTTCTCCCGGCAAGGCCGAGAAGGCCGTGGAGACGGCCGCGGAACTGCGCCACGAGATACCCGCCCACCTGCTGGAGAAGCACCCCGAGCTCACCGCCCTGCTGCTGACGCACCTGGGTTCGGCGCGCCTGTGGGCCGGGCGCTTCGACGACGCGTGCGCCGCCCTGTCCTCGGTGGTCGGCGGGCCCGGCGGAGCCTCGACGGCGCTGCCCCGGGAGGAGTCCCTGGGCCATCTGGCACTGATCGACTACCTCAACGGCTGGCCCGGCCGGGCCGAGCGCAAGGCCCTGGCGGCGATGGCGGAGACGGAGCGGGTCGGCCTGCCCCAGCCGTCCGGCTGCGGTATCGGGCGGCTGGTCCTGGCCGCCGTGGCCGTCGACCGTGACGAACTCGTCCGGGCCCAGGCGTTCCTCGACGAGGCGGCCGATGCCAGCCCCGACATCCAGGACCCGGTGACCGCGGCGGGCCGGTCCATCGCGGCGGCGCGTCTGCTGCTGGCCCGGGGAGACGCCCAGGCCGCGGTGGCGGCGGCCGACCCCGCCGTTCCCGCCGACGTTCCCTCGCCCTGGGCAAGGGGCCACGCGGCGCTCATCACGTCCGCCGCCCACCTCGCCGAAGGACGGCCCGACAGCGCCGCGGAGGTGCTGGAGCAGGTGCCCTACGACGAGCAGCCGGCGTGCGCCGTTCAGGTGGCGCGCGTCCATCTCGCCGCGGGACACCGCAGGGAGGCGATCGATCTGCTCGACCGTCTGTGCACCAAGGGCCGGGCCGGTCCCGCGGTCACCGTCCCGGCCGCACTGGTACGCGCCCAGGCCGCCGACGAGGAGGGGGACAGCGACACCGCCCGCAGACTCGTCGCCCAGGCACTCCGGGAGGCCCGGCGGGAGCGGCTGCGGCGGCCGTTCCTCGAAGCCGGACCACGCGTCCGGCGGCTCCTGTGCACGGCCCCGCTCCAGGGACTGACCGAGGGCTGGCTCACCTCCGACGGTCCACGGCACGGCGGGCCGCAGCGGATCACGGTGGAGCCCGCGCCGTTCATCGTGGAGGAGCTGAGCGGACGCGAGCGCGACGTGCTGCACCGGCTGGCCCAGATGATGTCCACGGAGGAGATCGCCGCCGACCTGTTCGTCTCGGTGAACACCGTCAAGACCCACCTCAAGAGCGTCTACCGGAAGCTCGCGGTGAACCGGCGCAGCGACGCCGTACGCCGGGCCCGCGAACTGGGGCTGCTGTGA
- a CDS encoding potassium channel family protein, producing MSGPLAVPGRPSILAVTRMVLITAGLVTAYYVVPLSEHSTAAASALLLGGVLGVFLVFAWEVWAILRSPHPRLKAVEALVITLALFVVLFASTYYVLDDTRPGSFSEALTKTDALYFALSTFATVGYGDITAISQLGRVVTMLQMTCGLLLAGVAVRILTSAMELGLRRRAKEPPPEPGAGRSAGQDRP from the coding sequence ATGAGCGGTCCGCTGGCCGTCCCGGGGCGGCCGTCGATTCTGGCAGTGACGCGTATGGTCCTCATCACGGCCGGACTCGTCACCGCCTACTATGTGGTTCCCCTAAGCGAGCACAGCACGGCCGCCGCCTCGGCACTGCTGCTGGGCGGTGTGCTGGGGGTGTTCCTGGTCTTCGCGTGGGAGGTCTGGGCCATCCTGCGCTCGCCCCACCCGCGGCTGAAGGCCGTCGAGGCACTGGTCATCACGCTGGCGCTCTTCGTGGTGCTCTTCGCCAGCACCTACTACGTGCTGGACGACACCCGCCCGGGGTCCTTCAGCGAGGCGCTGACGAAGACGGACGCCCTGTACTTCGCGCTCAGCACGTTCGCCACCGTCGGCTATGGCGACATCACCGCCATCTCCCAGCTGGGACGTGTGGTGACAATGCTCCAGATGACCTGCGGTCTTCTACTCGCCGGCGTCGCCGTGCGGATCCTTACGAGTGCGATGGAACTGGGGCTGCGCCGGCGGGCGAAGGAGCCGCCGCCCGAGCCGGGCGCGGGGAGAAGCGCCGGACAGGACAGGCCGTGA
- a CDS encoding SHOCT domain-containing protein, which produces MSAQMYLAYDYPLLSAFWTMLWFFLWILWFILLFRIVVDIFNDDSMSGWGKAGWLVFVVLVPFLGVFVYVIARGRSMGRRELERAHAQQQAFDSYVRETAKGGGGRPSSVDELARLSEMRARGDITDEEYGRAKALVLSDFGPVGGPSGTVQSTSGR; this is translated from the coding sequence ATGAGCGCGCAGATGTACCTGGCGTACGACTATCCGCTGCTGAGCGCCTTCTGGACCATGCTGTGGTTCTTCCTGTGGATCCTGTGGTTCATCCTGCTGTTCCGGATCGTCGTGGACATCTTCAATGACGACTCCATGAGCGGCTGGGGCAAGGCCGGCTGGCTGGTGTTCGTGGTCCTGGTGCCCTTCCTGGGCGTGTTCGTCTACGTGATCGCCCGCGGCAGGAGCATGGGGCGCCGGGAGCTGGAGCGGGCACACGCACAGCAGCAGGCCTTCGACTCGTACGTCCGCGAGACGGCCAAGGGCGGCGGGGGACGGCCCAGCAGCGTGGACGAGCTGGCCAGGCTGTCCGAGATGCGCGCCCGCGGTGACATCACGGACGAGGAGTACGGCAGGGCGAAGGCACTGGTCCTGAGCGACTTTGGACCGGTGGGCGGCCCGAGCGGAACCGTCCAGTCCACCTCCGGTCGCTGA
- a CDS encoding DUF7144 family membrane protein, which translates to MTAPRSTTQVQTTKQQWAGGLTAFAAVMLMIAGILDIFRGIMAIAQDDVFVTTPNYAFKFDLSGWGWVHLILGAVAVIVGLGLFQRSMWARVAGVTIAGLIIIANFLSLPYYPIWSIVMIAFSGFVIWALCVSPTEQPSRTA; encoded by the coding sequence ATGACCGCTCCACGCAGCACGACGCAAGTGCAGACGACCAAGCAGCAATGGGCCGGCGGCCTGACGGCGTTCGCGGCCGTCATGCTGATGATCGCCGGGATCCTGGACATCTTTCGGGGCATCATGGCGATCGCCCAGGACGACGTGTTCGTCACGACACCCAACTACGCCTTCAAGTTCGACCTCTCCGGCTGGGGCTGGGTCCACCTGATCCTGGGCGCGGTCGCCGTGATCGTCGGTCTCGGCCTGTTCCAGAGGTCGATGTGGGCGCGGGTCGCGGGCGTGACCATCGCCGGGCTCATCATCATCGCCAACTTCCTCTCCCTGCCGTACTACCCGATCTGGTCGATCGTGATGATCGCCTTCTCGGGCTTCGTCATCTGGGCGCTGTGCGTGTCCCCGACCGAACAGCCGTCACGAACCGCCTAG
- a CDS encoding glyceraldehyde-3-phosphate dehydrogenase gives MTVNDDSFTDWKNREEIAESMIPIIGKLHRERDVTVLLHSRSLVNKSVVSILKTHRFARQIDGEELTVTETLPFLRALTTLDLGPSQIDIGMLAATYKADDRGLTVEAFTAEAVAGATGANKIEGGEGRDVVLYGFGRIGRLVARLLIEKSGSGNGLRLRAIVVRGGGGRADEDLVKRASLLRRDSIHGQFQGTITVDEANSTIVANGNAIKVIYADDPTEVDYTAYGIRNAILIDNTGKWRDREGLSQHLRPGVDKVVLTAPGKGDVPNIVHGVNHDMIKPDEQILSCASCTTNAIVPPLKAMDDRFGVLRGHVETVHSFTNDQNLLDNYHKADRRGRSAPLNMVITETGAASAVAKALPDLKAKITGSSIRVPVPDVSIAILNLQLAGETTREEVLDHLRDVSLTSPLKRQIDFTTAPDAVSSDFIGSRHASIIDAGATKVEGDNAILYLWYDNEFGYSCQVVRVVQHVSGVEYPTYPAPAV, from the coding sequence GTGACTGTCAACGACGACTCGTTCACCGACTGGAAGAACCGCGAAGAGATCGCGGAGTCCATGATCCCGATCATCGGAAAGCTCCACCGGGAGCGGGACGTGACGGTCCTGCTCCACAGCCGCTCCTTGGTGAACAAGTCGGTGGTCAGCATCCTCAAGACGCACCGGTTCGCGCGGCAGATCGACGGCGAGGAGCTCACGGTCACGGAGACGCTGCCGTTCCTGCGGGCTCTCACCACGCTCGACCTCGGCCCGTCCCAGATCGACATCGGCATGCTGGCCGCGACGTACAAGGCCGACGACCGCGGCCTCACGGTGGAGGCGTTCACCGCCGAGGCCGTCGCGGGTGCCACGGGCGCCAACAAGATCGAGGGCGGCGAGGGCCGTGACGTCGTCCTCTACGGCTTCGGCCGCATCGGCCGCCTGGTCGCCCGGCTGCTGATCGAGAAGTCCGGCTCCGGCAACGGCCTGCGGCTGCGCGCCATCGTGGTGCGCGGAGGCGGGGGCCGGGCCGACGAGGATCTCGTGAAGCGTGCCTCGCTGCTGCGCCGCGACTCCATCCACGGCCAGTTCCAGGGCACGATCACCGTCGACGAGGCGAACAGCACGATCGTCGCCAACGGCAACGCGATCAAGGTGATCTACGCCGACGACCCGACCGAGGTCGACTACACGGCGTACGGCATCAGGAACGCCATCCTCATCGACAACACGGGCAAGTGGCGCGACCGCGAGGGCCTGTCGCAGCACCTGCGCCCCGGTGTCGACAAGGTCGTCCTGACGGCGCCCGGCAAGGGCGACGTCCCGAACATCGTCCACGGCGTCAACCACGACATGATCAAGCCGGACGAGCAGATCCTGTCGTGCGCGTCCTGCACCACCAACGCGATCGTGCCGCCGCTGAAGGCGATGGACGACCGGTTCGGCGTGCTGCGCGGCCATGTGGAGACCGTCCACTCGTTCACCAACGACCAGAACCTGCTGGACAATTACCACAAGGCCGACCGCCGCGGCCGCTCCGCGCCGCTCAACATGGTCATCACCGAGACCGGTGCCGCCTCCGCCGTGGCGAAGGCCCTGCCCGACCTCAAGGCGAAGATCACCGGCAGCTCGATCCGGGTGCCCGTGCCGGACGTCTCGATCGCGATCCTCAACCTGCAGCTCGCGGGCGAGACCACCCGTGAGGAGGTCCTCGACCACCTCCGCGACGTGTCGCTGACCTCGCCGCTCAAGCGCCAGATCGACTTCACCACGGCCCCCGACGCGGTCTCCAGCGACTTCATCGGCTCGCGCCACGCCTCGATCATCGACGCCGGCGCCACGAAGGTGGAGGGCGACAACGCGATCCTCTACCTCTGGTACGACAACGAGTTCGGCTACTCCTGTCAGGTCGTCCGCGTCGTCCAGCACGTCTCCGGGGTGGAGTACCCGACCTACCCGGCCCCGGCGGTCTGA
- a CDS encoding LysR family transcriptional regulator, whose translation MELELRHLRVLCAIADAGSVGRAAADLGYSQPAISTQLRRIEGHFGEPLFERGATGVRPTPYGAEVLTQARDVLARVEAIGHRPAPGAPKARRTLRVAATNSPVLSGAVSRFRARLPDVDLSVNSVYASSRIVELLEEGAVDAAIAADYPGMELRHSAAVTHRGIVTEPTFVALPSRHRLRHRAQVALADLAEDAWFVTPDDGAGWPGVFHTACEAAGFTPVTVHEFLGDQLQLQRMIADGLGVSLVQPTMRPIPQVVVKPLVGTPLWCRYVLAWRPGAVAQELAETLFQSAVAAHRELVAQSPHLRSWAARTWSGAGK comes from the coding sequence ATGGAGCTGGAGCTTCGGCATCTGCGCGTGTTGTGCGCGATCGCCGACGCGGGGAGCGTGGGCCGGGCCGCCGCGGACCTGGGGTACTCACAGCCGGCCATCAGCACCCAGCTCCGCCGGATCGAGGGTCACTTCGGCGAGCCCCTGTTCGAGCGCGGGGCGACCGGGGTACGGCCCACACCGTACGGCGCGGAGGTGCTCACCCAGGCCCGCGACGTCCTGGCCCGTGTCGAGGCGATCGGCCACCGTCCGGCCCCCGGTGCCCCGAAGGCACGCAGGACCCTGCGGGTGGCGGCGACCAATTCGCCGGTCCTGTCCGGTGCGGTGTCCCGGTTCCGGGCCCGGCTGCCGGACGTCGACCTTTCGGTGAACAGCGTGTACGCGTCCTCGCGGATCGTCGAGCTGCTGGAGGAGGGCGCGGTGGACGCGGCCATCGCCGCCGACTACCCCGGCATGGAGCTGAGGCATTCGGCCGCGGTGACGCACCGCGGGATCGTCACCGAGCCGACCTTCGTGGCCCTTCCGTCCCGCCACCGGCTGCGGCACCGCGCCCAGGTGGCGCTGGCCGACCTGGCCGAGGACGCGTGGTTCGTGACTCCGGACGACGGCGCCGGGTGGCCGGGAGTCTTCCACACGGCCTGCGAGGCGGCCGGTTTCACCCCGGTGACCGTGCATGAATTCCTCGGTGACCAGCTGCAGTTGCAGCGGATGATCGCCGACGGACTCGGTGTGTCCCTCGTGCAGCCGACCATGCGGCCGATCCCGCAGGTCGTGGTCAAACCGCTGGTCGGTACGCCGTTGTGGTGCCGCTACGTACTGGCCTGGCGGCCGGGCGCGGTGGCCCAGGAGCTGGCGGAGACGCTGTTCCAGTCGGCCGTCGCCGCGCATCGTGAACTCGTCGCGCAGTCACCGCACTTGAGGTCCTGGGCCGCGCGCACCTGGAGCGGCGCCGGCAAGTAG